From Bacillus sp. FSL K6-3431, the proteins below share one genomic window:
- the hflX gene encoding GTPase HflX: protein MLSAIILVTIISKEGDYLQAKDHETVILVGSQVNQSDHHFQYSLEELESLTVTAQGRVLTTFTQKQDRLHPATYIGKGKLEELQSLEEELEPDLIIINDELTPSQLSNLQESLTGRVLDRTQLILDIFAQRAKSREGKLQVELAQHQYLLPRLKGQGIAMSRLAGGIGTRGPGETKLESDRRHIRRRIDEIKRQLQVVVEHRERYRERRKRNNAFQIAIVGYTNAGKSTLFNRMSTAESYEEDKLFATLDPMTRKLVLPSGYSAIITDTVGFIQELPTALIAAFRSTLEEVKEADLLLHVVDSSNPDYVNHEQTVERLLSDLDMNHLPQLTVYNKADQALKEFTPRSGETIIISAFQEEDRTKLKKKIEELAVKNMQYYNVIIPADEGRLLSVLKSDTILRELIFLEENQAYKCKGYVLKDHPVLGALTLYEI, encoded by the coding sequence ATGCTATCTGCTATCATATTAGTAACGATTATTTCGAAAGAAGGGGATTATTTGCAAGCCAAGGATCACGAAACAGTTATCTTAGTTGGTAGTCAGGTGAATCAATCTGATCACCATTTTCAATATTCATTGGAGGAATTAGAGTCATTGACTGTAACTGCCCAAGGACGAGTACTTACTACGTTTACGCAGAAACAAGATCGACTACATCCAGCAACATATATTGGTAAAGGGAAGTTGGAAGAATTACAATCGCTAGAAGAAGAATTAGAACCGGATTTAATAATCATTAACGATGAATTAACACCAAGTCAATTAAGTAATCTCCAAGAAAGCTTAACAGGTAGGGTACTTGACCGCACACAGCTTATATTAGATATATTTGCACAACGAGCAAAGTCGAGAGAAGGAAAGTTGCAAGTAGAGCTTGCACAGCATCAATATCTTCTGCCTCGCTTGAAAGGCCAAGGAATTGCCATGTCAAGGCTTGCTGGTGGAATTGGGACAAGGGGACCTGGTGAAACAAAACTGGAATCAGATAGACGGCATATTCGCAGACGAATAGATGAAATAAAAAGGCAATTACAAGTCGTGGTAGAACATCGGGAACGATATAGAGAAAGAAGAAAACGTAATAATGCATTTCAAATTGCGATAGTAGGTTATACAAATGCTGGGAAATCAACATTATTCAATCGAATGTCCACAGCAGAATCATATGAAGAAGATAAGCTGTTCGCAACACTTGATCCGATGACAAGAAAGCTTGTTTTGCCTAGCGGGTATTCGGCAATTATTACCGACACAGTTGGCTTTATACAAGAGTTACCTACAGCATTAATTGCAGCTTTCCGATCTACTTTAGAAGAAGTGAAAGAAGCGGATTTGTTGCTCCATGTCGTGGATAGTTCCAACCCTGATTATGTGAATCATGAGCAAACAGTCGAGCGATTGCTATCCGATTTGGATATGAATCATTTGCCACAATTGACTGTATATAATAAAGCCGATCAAGCACTCAAAGAATTTACCCCAAGGTCAGGGGAGACCATCATTATAAGTGCCTTTCAAGAAGAAGATAGAACAAAATTAAAGAAAAAGATCGAAGAACTGGCTGTGAAGAATATGCAATATTATAATGTAATTATTCCAGCCGATGAAGGGAGATTACTATCCGTCTTAAAAAGTGATACAATTTTACGTGAGCTTATTTTTCTGGAGGAAAACCAGGCATACAAGTGCAAAGGTTATGTTTTAAAGGATCATCCAGTTTTGGGCGCATTGACATTATATGAGATTTAA
- the spoVK gene encoding stage V sporulation protein K → MDEPLRMKNNGQISIMLNVNKREKLKQRPKGMSSQPLSHEHAILTELENEMNELVGMEQMKKMMKEVYAWIYINKKRATAGLKPGKQVLHMMFKGNPGTGKTTVARLIGKLFQKMDVLPKGHLIEAERADLVGEYIGHTAQKTRDLVKKAAGGILFVDEAYSLGRGGEKDFGKEAIDTLVKHMEDKQHEFILILAGYSREMEYFLKLNPGLHSRFPLVFHFPDYTVNELMQIGQRMLIDKEYVLSQEAESKLKDHLLYAKAVNTKSFSNGRFIRNLLEKAIRAHAMRILMEPQLDKDTLSTLVSADFHFKDME, encoded by the coding sequence ATGGATGAACCGCTTCGTATGAAAAACAATGGGCAAATTAGCATTATGCTCAATGTAAATAAACGTGAGAAGTTGAAACAAAGGCCAAAAGGGATGTCATCACAGCCATTATCACATGAACACGCAATCCTAACTGAATTAGAAAATGAAATGAACGAGCTAGTAGGTATGGAACAAATGAAAAAAATGATGAAAGAAGTATATGCTTGGATTTATATTAATAAGAAAAGAGCAACAGCTGGTTTAAAACCTGGTAAGCAAGTACTTCATATGATGTTTAAAGGAAATCCAGGTACAGGAAAAACAACAGTGGCACGGCTAATCGGAAAGCTTTTTCAAAAAATGGATGTTTTGCCAAAAGGTCATTTAATTGAAGCGGAGAGAGCTGATTTAGTTGGTGAGTATATAGGACATACAGCTCAAAAAACGAGAGATCTAGTAAAAAAAGCAGCAGGGGGTATATTATTTGTAGATGAAGCATATTCACTTGGCCGTGGTGGTGAAAAAGATTTTGGAAAAGAAGCGATTGATACTCTTGTAAAACATATGGAAGATAAGCAACATGAATTTATATTAATTTTAGCCGGATACTCTAGAGAAATGGAATATTTTTTAAAATTAAATCCCGGTTTACATTCGCGATTTCCATTAGTATTTCATTTTCCCGATTATACGGTGAATGAATTAATGCAAATCGGTCAAAGGATGCTGATTGATAAAGAATATGTTTTAAGTCAAGAGGCTGAATCCAAACTAAAAGATCATTTATTATATGCGAAAGCAGTGAATACGAAAAGCTTTTCTAACGGTCGTTTTATTCGTAATCTTTTAGAAAAAGCGATCCGTGCACATGCAATGAGAATTTTAATGGAGCCACAACTTGATAAAGATACATTATCTACACTGGTGAGCGCAGATTTCCATTTCAAGGACATGGAGTGA
- the hfq gene encoding RNA chaperone Hfq codes for MKHPINIQDQFLNQLRKENVAVTVFLLNGFQLRGIVRGFDNFTVLFESEGKQQLVYKHAISTFAPQRNVQINYEEQA; via the coding sequence ATGAAACATCCAATTAACATTCAAGATCAATTCCTTAATCAATTACGCAAAGAAAATGTCGCGGTAACTGTATTTTTATTAAACGGATTTCAATTAAGAGGAATAGTAAGAGGTTTTGATAATTTTACGGTTCTATTTGAATCGGAAGGGAAGCAACAGCTTGTTTATAAGCACGCTATTTCAACCTTTGCTCCCCAACGCAATGTACAAATTAATTATGAAGAACAAGCCTAA